The following are encoded in a window of Bos indicus isolate NIAB-ARS_2022 breed Sahiwal x Tharparkar chromosome 7, NIAB-ARS_B.indTharparkar_mat_pri_1.0, whole genome shotgun sequence genomic DNA:
- the GPR150 gene encoding probable G-protein coupled receptor 150: protein MEAPFSPSTPSPAPNLSVPISLGWGLNLTSGQGAPGQEAPIPGPPPPSPPPPSGLPSRRVRLVFLGVILVVTVAGNATVLCRLCGGGGPWAGPKRRKMDFLLVQLALADLYAGGGTALSQLAWELLGEPRRAAGDLACRCVHLLRASGRAASAHLVALIALERQRAVRRPQGPPLPARALAALGWLLALLLALPAAFVVRGGAPSPPPPARAWPGERRCHDIFTLLPRWHLMIYALYEALAGFAAPAAVMSVAGGRLLRTWWPRQPRAPSAAAAAAPRSASPVQASAPNVLPRAKVQSLKMSLVLALLFVGCQLPYFAARLAATWSSGPVGDWETDDLAVALRLMGVANSALDPFVYLFFQAGGCRLRRRLRRRLGALCCPPEGVAEDEEGTRGHQALHRHRWPHPHYHHARREQPEQGYLRPPPPRPRPPPCSCESVF, encoded by the coding sequence ATGGAGGCTCCCTTCAGCCCCTCAACTCCGTCGCCGGCGCCCAACCTCTCCGTACCCATCTCGCTGGGCTGGGGTCTCAACCTGACTTCCGGACAGGGAGCCCCCGGACAAGAAGCCCCCATCCCAGGACCCCCGCCTCCATCACCTCCGCCGCCGTCCGGGCTGCCCAGCCGCCGCGTCCGCCTGGTCTTCCTGGGGGTTATCCTGGTGGTGACTGTGGCCGGCAACGCCACGGTGCTGTGTCGCCTGTGCGGCGGCGGCGGGCCCTGGGCGGGTCCCAAGCGTCGCAAGATGGACTTCCTGCTGGTGCAGCTGGCCCTGGCCGACCTGTACGCGGGCGGGGGCACCGCGCTGTCGCAGCTGGCTTGGGAACTCCTGGGCGAGCCGCGCCGGGCCGCGGGAGACCTGGCGTGCCGCTGCGTGCACCTCCTGCGGGCGTCCGGCCGCGCCGCCTCGGCCCACCTCGTGGCGCTCATAGCCCTCGAGCGCCAGCGCGCAGTGCGCCGTCCGCAGGGCCCGCCGCTGCCCGCGCGCGCCCTTGCCGCCCTGGGCTGGCTGCTGGCGCTGCTGCTGGCGCTGCCCGCCGCCTTCGTGGTGCGCGGGGGCGCCccctcgccgccgccgcccgcccgcgCCTGGCCCGGGGAGCGCCGCTGCCACGACATCTTCACGCTACTGCCGCGCTGGCACCTGATGATCTACGCGCTCTACGAGGCCTTGGCGGGCTTCGCGGCGCCAGCCGCGGTCATGAGCGTCGCGGGCGGCCGCCTGCTCCGCACCTGGTGGCCGCGCCAGCCCCGAGCCCCatccgcggcggcggcggcggcacccAGGTCGGCCAGTCCGGTCCAGGCCTCCGCGCCCAACGTGCTGCCGCGCGCCAAGGTGCAGAGCCTCAAGATGAGCCTGGTGCTGGCGCTGCTGTTCGTGGGGTGCCAGCTGCCCTACTTCGCGGCCCGGCTGGCGGCCACGTGGTCGTCTGGACCGGTGGGGGACTGGGAGACCGACGACCTGGCGGTGGCGCTGCGCCTCATGGGGGTGGCCAACAGCGCCCTCGATCCCTTCGTCTACCTGTTCTTCCAGGCGGGCGGCTGTCGGCTCCGGCGGCGCCTGCGGAGGCGCCTGGGCGCGCTGTGCTGCCCGCCGGAGGGAGTCGCGGAGGACGAGGAGGGGACCCGGGGCCACCAGGCGCTCCACCGCCACCGCTGGCCCCACCCGCATTACCACCACGCCCGGCGGGAGCAGCCCGAACAGGGTTACCTGCGCCCACCGCCGCCGCGCCCCCGGCCGCCGCCCTGCTCCTGCGAAAGCGTCTTCTAG